In the genome of Fusobacterium necrogenes, one region contains:
- a CDS encoding dihydrodipicolinate synthase family protein, translated as MRNLEKYHGVIPAFYACYDKEGNISVEGVKALTRYFIEAGVQGVYVGGSSGECIYQGKEERKLVLETIMKEAQGRLTVIAHVACNNTADSMELAAHAESLGVDAIAAIPPIYFRLPEHAIAKYWNDISSAAPNTDFVIYNIPQLAGVALTPSLYKEMLKNPRVIGVKNSSMPIQDIQTFKAIGGKDTIVFNGPDEQFIGGFMIGAEGGIGGTYGAMPKLFLKALECFKKGDYETARVIQYDVNDIITALCSCKGNMYGVIKATLKINHNIEIGGVRSPLANLVEEDMPKVEAVAKLIRDTEGKYL; from the coding sequence ATGAGAAATTTAGAGAAATACCATGGAGTAATACCAGCATTCTATGCTTGCTATGACAAAGAAGGAAATATTAGTGTTGAAGGAGTAAAAGCTTTAACTAGATACTTTATTGAAGCAGGAGTTCAAGGAGTATATGTTGGAGGTTCTTCTGGAGAGTGTATTTATCAAGGTAAAGAAGAGAGAAAATTAGTTCTAGAAACTATAATGAAAGAAGCACAAGGAAGATTAACAGTAATAGCTCACGTAGCTTGTAACAACACAGCAGACAGTATGGAATTAGCTGCTCATGCAGAAAGCTTAGGAGTAGACGCAATCGCTGCTATACCACCTATTTATTTCCGTTTACCAGAGCATGCAATAGCTAAATACTGGAACGACATTTCAAGTGCTGCACCTAACACAGATTTCGTAATTTATAACATTCCACAATTAGCAGGAGTTGCTTTAACACCATCTCTATATAAAGAAATGTTAAAAAATCCTAGAGTAATAGGAGTTAAAAACTCTTCTATGCCTATCCAAGATATCCAAACATTCAAAGCTATTGGAGGGAAAGATACGATAGTATTCAATGGTCCAGATGAGCAATTTATCGGAGGATTTATGATAGGAGCAGAGGGAGGAATTGGAGGAACTTATGGTGCAATGCCTAAATTATTCCTTAAAGCTTTAGAGTGCTTCAAAAAAGGAGACTACGAAACAGCTCGTGTAATTCAATATGATGTAAATGACATCATAACAGCTCTATGCTCTTGCAAAGGAAATATGTATGGAGTAATCAAAGCTACTTTAAAAATCAACCACAACATAGAAATCGGAGGGGTTCGTTCTCCACTAGCTAATCTTGTAGAAGAGGATATGCCAAAAGTAGAAGCTGTAGCTAAATTAATAAGAGATACAGAAGGTAAATATCTATAA
- the tuf gene encoding elongation factor Tu — translation MAKEKFERSKPHVNIGTIGHVDHGKTTTTAAISKVLSDLGLAQRVDFDNIDAAPEEKERGITINTAHIEYETEKRHYAHVDCPGHADYVKNMITGAAQMDGAILVVSAADGPMPQTREHILLSRQVGVPYIVVYLNKADMVDDAELLELVEMEVRELLNEYGFPGDDVPVVAGSSLGALNGEQQWVDKIIELMNAVDEYIPTPERAVDQPFLMPIEDVFTITGRGTVVTGRVERGIIKVGEEVEIVGIKDTAKTTVTGVEMFRKLLDQGQAGDNIGALLRGTKKEEVERGQVLAKPGSITPHTNFRSEVYVLTKEEGGRHTPFFSGYRPQFYFRTTDITGAIALPAGVEMVMPGDNIEMTVELIHPIAMETGLRFAIREGGRTVASGVVAEILK, via the coding sequence ATGGCTAAAGAAAAATTCGAAAGAAGCAAACCGCACGTTAACATTGGAACAATCGGACACGTTGACCACGGAAAAACAACAACAACAGCAGCTATATCTAAAGTATTATCAGACTTAGGACTAGCTCAAAGAGTTGACTTCGATAATATCGACGCAGCTCCAGAAGAAAAAGAAAGAGGAATCACAATCAACACAGCTCACATCGAGTACGAAACAGAAAAAAGACACTATGCGCACGTTGACTGTCCAGGACACGCGGACTATGTAAAAAATATGATAACAGGAGCAGCTCAAATGGACGGAGCAATCCTAGTAGTTTCTGCAGCAGATGGACCAATGCCTCAAACAAGAGAGCACATCCTACTATCAAGACAAGTTGGAGTACCATATATCGTAGTATATTTAAATAAAGCTGATATGGTAGACGACGCTGAGTTATTAGAGTTAGTAGAAATGGAAGTAAGAGAGTTATTAAATGAATATGGATTCCCAGGAGATGACGTACCAGTAGTAGCTGGATCATCATTAGGAGCATTAAATGGAGAGCAACAATGGGTTGATAAAATCATCGAATTAATGAATGCAGTAGATGAGTACATTCCAACTCCAGAAAGAGCAGTAGATCAACCATTCTTAATGCCAATCGAAGACGTATTTACAATAACAGGAAGAGGAACAGTAGTAACAGGAAGAGTAGAAAGAGGAATAATCAAAGTAGGAGAAGAAGTAGAGATAGTAGGAATCAAAGACACAGCTAAGACTACAGTAACAGGAGTAGAGATGTTTAGAAAACTACTAGATCAAGGTCAAGCAGGAGATAACATAGGAGCGCTATTAAGAGGAACAAAGAAAGAGGAAGTAGAAAGAGGACAAGTATTGGCAAAACCAGGATCAATAACACCTCATACAAACTTTAGATCAGAGGTATATGTATTAACAAAAGAAGAGGGAGGAAGACATACACCATTCTTCTCAGGATACAGACCACAATTTTATTTTAGAACAACAGATATAACAGGAGCGATAGCGTTACCAGCAGGAGTAGAGATGGTAATGCCAGGAGACAACATAGAGATGACAGTAGAATTAATCCACCCAATTGCAATGGAAACAGGATTGAGATTTGCCATCAGAGAGGGAGGAAGAACAGTAGCTTCAGGAGTAGTTGCTGAAATCCTTAAATAG
- a CDS encoding gluconeogenesis factor YvcK family protein: MNRKPKVVVLGGGSGISVVLRGLKYLPIDLTAIVSVADDGGSSGALRKEFDSPPPGDLRNVLIALSDVEPIIEDVFQYRFKEESSIGAHPLGNLLIMAMNEITGNIGDAVDRLRKLFNIKAKILPATLEKVFLYAETESGKIVEGESNIPFSKEKIKRVFYKNERKAPLENLKALEEADLVVFGIGSLYTSLIPNLLLKGIKESLKKTKGKIVYVCNAMQQPGETEGYDALDHVEAICDVIGNEVIDEVVVDTREIPEEILARYRKQRSDRVIVNKEELKERGIKIRDRDILEIDSKGMVRHHPYKLAATLYSLIDKWEEFYV; this comes from the coding sequence ATGAATAGAAAACCTAAGGTAGTAGTATTAGGTGGGGGAAGTGGAATATCTGTAGTATTGAGGGGATTGAAATATTTACCAATTGATCTGACAGCTATTGTATCTGTAGCTGATGATGGTGGAAGTAGTGGAGCTTTAAGAAAGGAGTTTGATTCTCCACCACCTGGAGACTTGAGGAATGTACTAATTGCTCTAAGTGATGTAGAACCCATAATAGAAGATGTATTTCAATATAGATTTAAAGAGGAAAGTTCTATAGGGGCACATCCATTGGGAAATCTTCTTATTATGGCTATGAATGAGATAACGGGTAACATTGGAGATGCGGTAGATAGACTTAGAAAGTTATTTAATATAAAAGCAAAAATATTACCAGCAACTTTGGAAAAAGTATTTTTATATGCTGAAACAGAAAGCGGAAAAATAGTAGAAGGAGAATCTAATATACCTTTTTCGAAAGAGAAAATTAAAAGGGTTTTTTATAAAAATGAAAGAAAGGCACCCTTAGAAAATTTAAAAGCTTTAGAAGAAGCAGATTTAGTAGTATTTGGAATAGGGAGTTTATATACGAGTTTAATTCCGAATCTCTTATTAAAAGGAATTAAGGAGAGTTTAAAGAAAACTAAAGGGAAGATTGTATATGTTTGTAATGCAATGCAACAGCCAGGGGAAACAGAAGGGTATGATGCTTTAGACCATGTAGAAGCTATATGTGATGTTATAGGAAATGAGGTAATAGATGAGGTAGTAGTAGATACAAGAGAGATTCCAGAAGAGATATTAGCAAGATATAGAAAACAAAGAAGTGATAGAGTTATCGTGAATAAAGAAGAGCTAAAAGAAAGAGGGATTAAAATTAGGGATAGAGATATATTAGAAATTGATTCAAAAGGGATGGTAAGACATCATCCGTATAAATTAGCAGCAACACTATATTCTTTAATAGATAAATGGGAGGAGTTTTATGTTTAA
- the cysS gene encoding cysteine--tRNA ligase has translation MIKIYNTFTRKLEEFKPIKDGEVSMYVCGPTVYNYIHIGNARPAIFFDTVRRYFEFRGYRVNYVSNFTDVDDKIIKRANEEGISCEEVAEKYIKAYFEDTAKVNLKEEGMTRPKATEHIGGMIKIIKSLIEKGHAYESQGDVYFDVESYKDEYLGLSHQNLEDLRSGARIEISEIKKSPLDFALWKKAKEGEPSWDSPWGQGRPGWHIECSAMSHKYLGDTFDIHGGGQDLIFPHHENEIAQSKCGCGGDYARYWMHNGYINVNGEKMSKSLGNFFLLRDVLEHYDGRVVRLFVLSSHYRKPIDFSDAELTQAKTSLERIENAIMRGKEAVVDVKADGSSCMELKEQLAVAKEKFIAAMDEDFNTSMGLGAIFELVKELNKAVDTPINAEGAEIVKETVEYIINVMEEALGVKLKLETVVGNMTSELIEFILELRREARNEKNWAMSDKIRDRLAEMGIKIKDGKDKTTWTM, from the coding sequence ATGATAAAAATATATAACACTTTTACTAGAAAGTTAGAAGAGTTTAAACCTATAAAAGATGGAGAGGTATCAATGTATGTATGTGGTCCTACTGTGTACAACTATATACATATAGGAAATGCTAGACCAGCAATATTTTTTGATACTGTAAGAAGATATTTTGAATTTAGAGGATATAGGGTAAACTATGTTTCAAACTTTACAGATGTAGATGATAAGATAATTAAAAGAGCAAATGAAGAGGGGATAAGTTGTGAAGAGGTAGCTGAAAAATATATTAAAGCTTACTTTGAAGATACAGCTAAGGTAAATTTAAAAGAAGAGGGAATGACTAGACCTAAGGCTACTGAGCATATAGGTGGAATGATAAAGATAATTAAATCTCTGATAGAAAAAGGGCATGCCTATGAGTCGCAAGGAGATGTATATTTTGATGTAGAATCATACAAAGATGAGTATTTAGGATTATCTCATCAAAATCTTGAAGATTTAAGAAGTGGAGCAAGAATAGAGATAAGTGAAATAAAAAAATCTCCGCTAGATTTTGCTCTATGGAAAAAGGCTAAAGAGGGAGAACCAAGCTGGGACTCTCCTTGGGGACAAGGCAGACCAGGTTGGCATATAGAGTGTTCAGCTATGTCTCATAAATATTTAGGAGATACATTTGATATTCATGGAGGAGGACAAGACTTAATATTCCCACATCATGAAAATGAGATAGCACAATCTAAATGTGGTTGTGGTGGAGATTATGCAAGATATTGGATGCACAATGGATATATCAATGTAAATGGAGAAAAAATGTCTAAATCTCTTGGAAATTTCTTCCTACTTAGAGATGTATTAGAGCACTATGATGGTAGAGTTGTAAGACTGTTTGTGCTTAGCTCTCACTATAGAAAGCCAATAGATTTTTCAGATGCAGAACTTACTCAAGCTAAAACTTCTCTTGAAAGGATAGAGAATGCTATAATGAGAGGAAAAGAAGCAGTAGTAGATGTAAAAGCTGATGGAAGCTCTTGTATGGAATTAAAGGAGCAATTAGCTGTAGCAAAAGAGAAATTTATAGCTGCTATGGATGAGGACTTCAATACTTCGATGGGACTTGGAGCTATATTTGAATTGGTAAAAGAGCTAAATAAAGCTGTGGATACTCCTATCAATGCAGAGGGAGCAGAGATAGTAAAAGAGACTGTTGAGTATATTATAAATGTTATGGAAGAGGCTTTAGGAGTGAAATTAAAGCTTGAAACAGTTGTAGGAAATATGACTTCTGAACTTATAGAGTTTATACTTGAACTTAGAAGAGAAGCGAGAAATGAAAAGAATTGGGCTATGTCAGATAAGATAAGAGATAGATTAGCTGAAATGGGAATAAAAATAAAAGATGGAAAGGATAAGACTACATGGACAATGTAG
- a CDS encoding nitrilase-related carbon-nitrogen hydrolase encodes MKVYIGQIKPTLGNVEKNLNMMLEVIDKAIAEKNDIVVFPELSLTGYSLDDIVFDVAIKEVPSVLLEKSKEISIIFGAVELGEEEYPYNTAYYLEDGKVAHKHRKVYLPTYGAYQEGRNFMAGNKVRAFDTKFGRLGILICEDVWHQSTQYILAQDGAKYVFILFNSPAVVGKKKEELSEGWKTIVKTNSLLNGVYSVAVNRAGVEDGVTFFGNSFVVAPNGEIVVEGEYLKEDFFTCELKEEEVRRARFKAPMFKTENLNLTKKEIKRIENKRFQ; translated from the coding sequence ATGAAAGTATATATAGGGCAGATAAAACCAACACTAGGAAATGTAGAGAAAAATTTAAATATGATGCTAGAAGTAATTGATAAAGCCATAGCAGAAAAAAATGATATAGTAGTATTTCCAGAGTTATCACTTACAGGATACTCATTAGATGATATAGTTTTTGATGTAGCTATAAAAGAAGTACCAAGTGTATTACTAGAAAAGAGCAAGGAGATAAGTATAATATTTGGAGCAGTAGAGTTAGGAGAAGAGGAATATCCATACAATACAGCTTACTATTTAGAAGATGGAAAAGTAGCACACAAGCATAGAAAAGTATATCTTCCTACTTATGGAGCTTATCAAGAGGGTAGGAACTTTATGGCAGGAAATAAGGTAAGAGCCTTTGATACAAAATTTGGAAGATTAGGAATATTAATTTGTGAAGATGTATGGCACCAATCAACTCAATATATTTTAGCCCAAGATGGAGCAAAGTATGTTTTTATATTATTTAATTCTCCTGCAGTAGTTGGAAAGAAAAAAGAGGAGTTATCTGAGGGATGGAAAACAATAGTTAAAACTAACTCTTTACTTAATGGAGTATATTCTGTAGCAGTAAATAGAGCTGGAGTGGAAGATGGTGTTACTTTCTTTGGAAACTCATTTGTAGTAGCACCAAATGGTGAGATAGTAGTAGAGGGCGAGTACTTAAAAGAGGATTTTTTTACTTGTGAGTTAAAAGAGGAAGAGGTAAGAAGAGCTAGATTTAAAGCTCCGATGTTTAAAACGGAAAATCTAAATCTTACAAAAAAAGAGATAAAAAGAATAGAAAATAAAAGATTCCAATAG
- the mreB gene encoding rod shape-determining protein: protein MKFKFPNIGFNRSLGIDLGTANTLVYSKKHRRIVLNEPSVVAVERESRKILAVGNEAKEMLGKTPDTIVAVKPLSEGVIADYDVTEAMIKYFIKKVFGSYNFFMPEIMICVPIDVTGVEKRAVLEAAISAGAKRAYLIEEARAAALGSGMDISVPEGNMIIDIGGGSTDVAVISLGGTVVSKTIRTAGNNFDADIVKYVKKTHNLLIGDKTAEEVKIKIGTALPLEEEEIMTIKGRDLIMGLPKTVVITSEEVREAIHDSLMEIVECVKYVLEQTPPELASDIIDKGMIMAGGGSLIRNFPELIAKHTNLTVKLAENPLESVVRGAGLALDQLNVLRQIEKAER, encoded by the coding sequence ATGAAATTTAAATTTCCAAATATTGGGTTTAATAGAAGTTTAGGAATAGATTTGGGAACAGCAAATACTTTAGTGTATAGTAAAAAGCATAGAAGAATAGTTTTAAATGAACCGTCTGTTGTAGCAGTAGAAAGAGAGAGTAGAAAGATATTAGCTGTTGGAAATGAGGCTAAAGAGATGTTGGGAAAAACTCCTGATACAATAGTGGCAGTAAAACCTCTTAGTGAAGGAGTTATAGCTGATTATGATGTAACAGAGGCTATGATAAAATATTTTATTAAAAAAGTTTTTGGCTCATATAATTTTTTTATGCCCGAGATAATGATATGTGTTCCAATAGATGTTACTGGTGTAGAAAAAAGAGCTGTTCTTGAAGCTGCTATTTCTGCCGGAGCTAAAAGAGCATACTTGATAGAAGAAGCAAGAGCTGCAGCTCTTGGATCGGGGATGGATATATCTGTACCTGAGGGAAATATGATAATAGATATTGGTGGAGGATCTACTGACGTAGCAGTTATCTCTCTTGGTGGAACGGTTGTTAGTAAAACTATAAGAACAGCTGGAAATAATTTTGATGCAGACATTGTGAAATATGTAAAAAAGACTCATAATCTTTTAATAGGAGATAAAACAGCTGAAGAAGTAAAGATAAAAATAGGAACAGCATTACCACTAGAAGAGGAAGAGATAATGACTATAAAGGGAAGAGATTTAATAATGGGACTTCCTAAAACTGTAGTAATAACTTCAGAAGAGGTAAGGGAAGCTATACATGATTCTCTAATGGAGATAGTAGAATGTGTAAAATATGTATTAGAACAAACTCCACCAGAACTTGCTTCAGATATAATTGATAAAGGTATGATAATGGCAGGTGGAGGTTCACTTATTAGAAATTTCCCAGAATTGATAGCAAAGCATACAAACCTAACAGTAAAATTGGCTGAAAATCCGTTAGAAAGTGTAGTTAGAGGGGCTGGTCTTGCTTTAGACCAATTAAATGTTTTAAGACAGATAGAGAAGGCAGAGAGATAA
- a CDS encoding radical SAM protein: MFKHVFGPVPSRRLGISLGVDLVLPKSCNMNCIFCECGATKKLTLKRERFKDPEEIKEEIKEVLKKIKPDYITFSGSGEPTLSKDIGEIIDWIKEHTDVKVCVITNGLLLDDSVVVNEIKNADLIIPTLNSVDNMIFKKINRPSVSSDVLQIMAGLKNLSEKYLGEIYLESFIIEGLNDSDEHTEKMVKFLKNIKFTKLQLNSLDRVGTEKWVKATSQEILRRIKDKYVELGIENVEIISEMKEIDEKIDIDQELIKNMKEKREYKEEELKKIYNI; this comes from the coding sequence ATGTTTAAACATGTATTTGGACCTGTGCCTTCAAGAAGATTAGGAATTTCTTTAGGAGTAGACTTAGTGCTTCCTAAAAGTTGTAATATGAATTGCATATTTTGTGAATGTGGAGCAACAAAAAAATTAACATTAAAAAGAGAAAGGTTTAAAGATCCAGAAGAGATAAAAGAGGAGATAAAAGAAGTTTTAAAAAAAATAAAGCCTGATTATATAACTTTTTCAGGAAGTGGAGAACCAACTTTAAGTAAGGATATAGGAGAGATTATAGATTGGATAAAAGAGCATACAGATGTAAAAGTCTGTGTGATAACTAATGGCTTACTTTTAGATGATTCTGTAGTTGTAAATGAGATAAAAAATGCAGATTTAATAATACCAACTTTGAATAGTGTGGACAATATGATATTTAAAAAAATAAATAGACCTTCTGTATCTAGTGATGTTTTACAAATTATGGCAGGTTTAAAAAACTTAAGTGAAAAGTATTTGGGAGAAATTTATCTTGAAAGTTTTATAATAGAGGGATTAAATGATTCAGATGAGCATACAGAAAAAATGGTGAAGTTTTTAAAAAATATAAAATTTACAAAATTACAATTAAATAGTTTAGATAGAGTGGGAACAGAAAAATGGGTAAAAGCTACTAGCCAAGAGATATTACGTAGAATAAAAGACAAGTATGTAGAGTTAGGAATAGAAAATGTAGAAATAATAAGTGAGATGAAAGAAATAGATGAGAAAATAGATATTGATCAGGAATTAATAAAAAATATGAAAGAAAAAAGAGAATATAAAGAGGAGGAGTTGAAAAAAATTTATAATATTTAA
- the rpsJ gene encoding 30S ribosomal protein S10: MASNKLRIYLKAYDHTLLDQSAKKIAEVAKKSGAEIAGPMPLPTKIRKYTVLRSVHVNKDSREQFEMRVHRRMVEINNSTQKTIASLTAVNLPAGVGIEIKQI; encoded by the coding sequence ATGGCTTCTAACAAATTAAGAATCTACTTAAAAGCTTATGATCACACTTTATTAGATCAATCAGCTAAAAAAATAGCGGAAGTTGCTAAAAAGTCTGGAGCGGAAATCGCAGGACCTATGCCATTACCTACTAAAATTAGAAAGTACACTGTATTAAGATCAGTGCATGTAAACAAGGATTCAAGAGAACAATTTGAAATGAGAGTACACAGAAGAATGGTTGAGATCAACAATTCTACACAAAAGACAATAGCTTCGTTAACAGCAGTTAACTTACCAGCTGGTGTTGGAATAGAAATCAAACAAATCTAA
- a CDS encoding ATPase — MIKDIISNEEVKEFFKNELKLEKDSGTYLFYGSDMSLLMEFALHFAKGLCCETLEGDFCGECNICKRIEKMLYSDLEILDNPDGLKIDEIRELAYKSSSSPYEGNKKVFIIKDISKMRKESSNALLKLIEEPNKGSFFILLNSNLNILPTIKSRSILVKIKRRTAEELGVDDFVYSFFRGKSEDIQKFKLLDIDLEGGYSYREIGKAIKEYVKTQELLYRINIYKALRDFLNNVNNLKIYEKIFFSEEIVRATSDRNLYKEIVSYYVELLGDFSGLEERLVMKSMLRFPMNMRIFFISLFLEL; from the coding sequence ATGATAAAAGATATAATTTCCAATGAAGAGGTAAAAGAGTTTTTTAAAAATGAATTAAAGCTAGAAAAAGATTCTGGAACTTATCTCTTCTATGGGAGTGATATGAGCTTGCTTATGGAATTTGCTCTACATTTTGCTAAAGGATTGTGTTGTGAAACTTTAGAGGGAGATTTTTGTGGGGAGTGTAATATCTGTAAAAGGATAGAGAAGATGCTTTACAGTGATTTAGAGATACTAGATAATCCTGATGGATTAAAAATTGATGAGATAAGAGAATTAGCTTATAAATCATCTTCAAGTCCTTATGAAGGAAATAAAAAGGTATTTATAATAAAAGATATTAGTAAAATGAGAAAAGAATCTAGTAATGCTCTTTTGAAACTTATAGAAGAGCCAAATAAAGGAAGCTTTTTTATTCTTTTAAATAGTAATTTGAATATTCTTCCAACTATAAAATCCAGGAGTATCCTTGTAAAAATTAAACGAAGAACAGCTGAAGAGTTAGGGGTAGATGATTTCGTGTATTCCTTTTTTAGAGGAAAGAGTGAAGATATTCAAAAATTTAAATTATTGGATATAGATTTAGAAGGAGGTTATTCTTACCGAGAGATAGGAAAGGCTATTAAAGAATATGTAAAGACTCAAGAATTATTATATAGAATAAATATATATAAAGCACTTAGAGATTTTTTGAATAATGTGAATAATTTAAAAATATATGAGAAGATATTTTTTTCTGAAGAGATAGTTAGAGCTACTTCAGATAGGAATCTTTATAAGGAGATAGTCAGTTATTATGTAGAGCTACTAGGTGATTTTTCCGGATTAGAAGAAAGACTTGTTATGAAAAGTATGTTGAGATTTCCTATGAATATGAGGATATTTTTTATAAGTTTATTTCTTGAGTTATAA
- a CDS encoding ribonuclease III domain-containing protein: MDNVDLRETSGLILAYLGDSIWELNIRKYWISKGLNLRNLNKKVKDCVNAKKQSKLYRELFPRLDKEFQMLGNRSKNGNIKTFPRSCNVQEYREATAFEALIAGFYIKNRMDLIELAVNLCVEEKENEI; encoded by the coding sequence ATGGACAATGTAGATTTAAGAGAAACTAGTGGACTAATATTAGCTTATCTAGGAGATTCAATATGGGAGTTAAACATTAGAAAGTATTGGATATCTAAGGGCTTGAATTTACGAAATCTAAATAAAAAAGTAAAAGATTGTGTAAATGCTAAAAAACAAAGTAAACTGTACAGAGAGCTTTTTCCTAGATTAGATAAAGAATTCCAAATGTTGGGAAATAGGTCGAAGAATGGAAATATAAAGACTTTTCCAAGATCTTGTAATGTACAAGAGTATAGAGAAGCAACAGCTTTTGAAGCTTTAATAGCTGGATTTTATATAAAAAATAGAATGGATTTAATAGAACTAGCAGTAAATTTATGTGTGGAGGAGAAAGAAAATGAAATTTAA
- a CDS encoding formate/nitrite transporter family protein, with protein MYKEKEMDKLIESGKEKIKSLEEDFKKYLVSSILAGLFVGIGVIFSSSISTYLKGTVLEKIGFGVVFPIALSLVVILKVELFTSGNFVLCVSYIKKEIRLEKVLKALVTCYLGNWIGAILLTFLFIGTGSLDKSVGEYIMNLAFSKVNYSWIELLFKGILCNILVCLASWTTYKLNSESAKLIMIFWCLFAMVICGFEHSIANMTTLTFGLLKGSFFEFGITGYFYNLFWVTLGNILGGAIFVAIPYYFMHRNEK; from the coding sequence ATGTATAAAGAAAAAGAGATGGACAAACTGATAGAAAGTGGGAAGGAGAAGATAAAAAGTTTAGAAGAGGATTTTAAAAAATATTTGGTTTCATCAATTTTAGCTGGGTTATTTGTAGGAATTGGAGTAATCTTCAGCTCAAGTATATCTACTTACTTAAAAGGAACAGTTTTAGAAAAAATTGGCTTTGGAGTAGTTTTTCCGATAGCTTTAAGTTTAGTAGTTATACTGAAAGTGGAGTTATTTACAAGTGGGAATTTTGTATTATGTGTTAGCTATATAAAGAAGGAAATTAGGTTAGAAAAAGTTCTAAAAGCTCTTGTGACATGTTATCTAGGAAATTGGATAGGAGCTATACTGCTAACCTTTCTATTTATAGGTACAGGAAGTTTAGATAAAAGTGTAGGAGAATATATTATGAATCTTGCATTTTCAAAAGTAAATTATTCTTGGATAGAACTTTTGTTTAAAGGAATTTTATGTAATATTTTAGTTTGTCTAGCAAGTTGGACAACTTATAAATTAAACTCAGAAAGTGCAAAGTTAATAATGATATTTTGGTGTCTTTTTGCTATGGTTATATGTGGATTCGAGCACAGTATTGCCAATATGACAACATTGACATTTGGATTATTAAAAGGGAGTTTTTTTGAATTTGGAATAACTGGGTATTTTTATAATCTATTTTGGGTAACGCTAGGAAATATATTAGGTGGAGCAATATTTGTTGCTATTCCATATTATTTTATGCATAGAAATGAAAAATAG
- a CDS encoding TlpA family protein disulfide reductase — translation MKKLLFLLMLVYTISVFGNLVTATEFQLKDQFQKEHTLEQYKGKKVYLTFWTSWCGYCKKSLEDLKVLYEENGENKKNIIFLTFNDEEEAKLKDVIKEKNYNFPIINDKIMFYKYYIDSYPTTYLINEEGKVVQVISGYIEKEEFKKLIKDQNYKVEIEE, via the coding sequence ATGAAAAAACTTTTATTTTTGTTAATGTTAGTATACACAATAAGTGTATTTGGAAATTTAGTAACTGCTACAGAATTTCAATTGAAAGATCAATTTCAAAAAGAACATACTTTAGAACAATATAAGGGGAAGAAAGTATATTTAACTTTTTGGACTAGCTGGTGTGGATATTGTAAAAAATCATTAGAAGATTTAAAAGTTCTATATGAGGAAAATGGAGAGAATAAGAAAAATATAATTTTTTTAACTTTTAATGATGAAGAGGAAGCGAAATTAAAGGATGTAATAAAAGAAAAAAATTATAATTTTCCTATAATAAATGATAAGATTATGTTTTATAAATATTACATAGATAGCTATCCAACAACTTACCTTATAAATGAAGAAGGAAAGGTAGTTCAAGTTATAAGCGGTTATATTGAAAAAGAAGAGTTTAAAAAATTAATTAAAGATCAAAATTATAAAGTAGAGATAGAAGAGTGA